In a single window of the Elaeis guineensis isolate ETL-2024a chromosome 4, EG11, whole genome shotgun sequence genome:
- the LOC105036235 gene encoding pentatricopeptide repeat-containing protein At3g16610: MVACTHTKRRHASHVLRCVGLCWEHISQAILCDGHEPGPRRYSLSPHLHSSTINLCAMAWILLKFESIGGRIRSYPTKRMASLRGLDHLHTQSRANELIRPPNNRTKLSSIKQPTLKTLRLRNSAVNVDPYCNLLETCIRSKSSVQVKEIHRHILSNSAHTANPSLLEKIALTYVSCNEIEQARLVFDKIPQPSVFLWNVMIRAYSWNGPFDRAIDLYYRMVVSGVQPNKFTFPFVLKACSGLAALDEGIHIHNHARRVGLDSDLFVCTALVDMYMKCGCLDNAHEVFNRMPKRDVVAWNAMVTGYALHGMYKETVDFVLEMQKMGTSPTSSTLVAILPVVGQVQSLKQGKSIHGFCVRRCFHVEDVLVGTALLDMYAKCEYLNYAWRIFRSMTVRNEVTWSAIIGGYVLCDRMIKALQVFDQMMLEGSTNVSPTSFSCILRACASLADLDRGKRIHCYVAKFGYLSDMNVSNSLLSMYAKVGSLGDAMSFFNEMDPKDTVSYSAVISGCVQNGNAKEALSIFRKMQLSSTEPDAATMVGVLPACSHLAALQHGKCAHGYVTVYGLASEISICNALIDMYAKCGRVDLSRKVFDRMSKQDIVSWNTMIAGYGIHGLGNEAILLFSTMVGDGLMPDDITFICLISACSHSGLVTEGKHWFHAMSQIYGITPRTEHYICMIDLLGRGGFLDEANDLIQKMPVEPDVRVWGALLGACRVHENIELGETVSKVIHKLGPEGTGNFVLLSNMYSAARRFDEAAQVRNLQRDKGFKKSPGCSWIEIRGTVHAFIGGDQSHPQSSSVYQKLEDLLVQIKKLGYQADTSFVLQDIEQEEKEHALLYHSEKLAIAFAVLNLRSNEPIFVTKNLRVCGDCHTAIKYITLVTKRAITVRDANRFHHFKDGLCNCGDFW; encoded by the coding sequence ATGGTAGCGTGCACGCACACAAAACGGCGACATGCATCGCATGTCCTGAGATGTGTGGGATTATGCTGGGAGCATATCTCACAGGCCATACTTTGCGACGGACATGAACCAGGTCCTCGACGCTACTCTCTCTCTCCTCATCTCCATTCCTCAACCATAAACCTTTGCGCGATGgcttggattcttttgaaatttgaaagcATCGGTGGTCGTATCAGGTCTTACCCCACCAAAAGGATGGCATCGTTGAGGGGATTAGACCATTTACACACACAATCCAGAGCAAACGAGCTCATTCGCCCACCTAACAATCGCACGAAACTTTCTAGTATCAAGCAGCCGACACTAAAAACACTTCGACTCCGGAACTCTGCAGTAAATGTCGACCCCTACTGCAACCTTCTAGAGACTTGCATTCGCTCAAAATCATCAGTACAAGTCAAGGAGATCCATCGCCACATACTTAGCAACAGTGCTCACACTGCAAACCCATCTCTCCTTGAAAAGATTGCCCTTACGTATGTATCTTGCAACGAAATTGAGCAAGCGCGCCTTGTCTTTGATAAAATTCCGCAGCCTAGCGTTTTTCTCTGGAATGTCATGATCAGAGCTTACTCTTGGAATGGTCCATTTGATCGAGCCATCGATCTTTACTACCGTATGGTGGTTTCTGGCGTCCAACCGAACAAATTTACGTTCCCGTTTGTTCTCAAGGCATGTTCGGGTCTGGCAGCACTAGATGAAGGCATTCACATTCATAACCATGCAAGAAGGGTTGGCTTAGATTCTGATCTGTTTGTGTGTACTGCTTTAGTAGATATGTACATGAAATGTGGGTGCTTGGATAATGCACATGAAGTGTTCAACAGAATGCCCAAAAGAGATGTCGTTGCATGGAATGCAATGGTCACTGGCTATGCTCTTCATGGAATGTACAAGGAGACGGTTGATTTTGTCTTAGAAATGCAAAAAATGGGTACAAGCCCGACCTCTTCTACCTTGGTAGCAATTCTTCCTGTGGTTGGACAAGTGCAGTCACTGAAACAGGGGAAAAGCATTCATGGGTTCTGTGTAAGGAGGTGCTTTCATGTGGAAGATGTTCTGGTGGGTACTGCTTTACTGGATATGTATGCAAAATGTGAATACTTGAATTATGCTTGGAGAATTTTTAGGAGCATGACTGTCAGAAATGAGGTGACCTGGAGTGCAATAATTGGAGGGTATGTACTGTGTGATAGGATGATAAAGGCCCTGCAGGTATTCGATCAGATGATGCTTGAGGGATCTACTAATGTGTCACCCACCTCTTTCTCATGTATTCTTCGGGCTTGTGCAAGTTTGGCTGATTTGGATAGGGGAAAAAGGATACACTGTTATGTGGCTAAATTTGGTTATCTTTCAGACATGAATGTTTCAAATTCTCTTCTCTCCATGTATGCTAAGGTTGGAAGTCTGGGTGATGCAATGAGTTTTTTCAATGAAATGGATCCAAAAGATACTGTCTCTTATAGTGCAGTTATATCAGGATGTGTACAAAATGGGAATGCTAAGGAAGCACTTAGTATATTCAGAAAGATGCAACTATCTAGTACAGAGCCAGACGCTGCAACGATGGTAGGAGTTCTTCCAGCTTGTTCCCATTTAGCTGCTCTTCAGCATGGAAAATGTGCTCATGGCTATGTCACAGTTTATGGGCTTGCATCAGAGATTTCAATATGTAATGCTCTGATCGACATGTATGCAAAGTGTGGGAGAGTTGACCTTTCCAGGAAAGTTTTTGATAGGATGTCAAAACAGGACATAGTGTCATGGAATACAATGATTGCAGGCTATGGAATCCATGGGTTGGGTAATGAGGCTATCTTATTATTTTCTACCATGGTAGGTGATGGTTTAATGCCTGATGACATCACATTTATATGCCTTATATCTGCTTGCAGTCATTCAGGATTAGTTACTGAAGGAAAACACTGGTTTCATGCTATGAGTCAGATCTATGGTATCACCCCCAGAACGGAACACTACATCTGTATGATTGATCTTTTGGGTCGTGGTGGATTTTTGGATGAAGCCAATGATTTGATCCAGAAGATGCCAGTTGAACCAGATGTTCGTGTGTGGGGTGCCTTGCTTGGGGCATGCCGAGTTCATGAGAACATTGAATTGGGGGAAACGGTCTCAAAGGTTATACATAAGTTGGGGCCTGAGGGTACTGGTAACTTTGTTCTATTGTCTAATATGTACAGCGCTgctaggagatttgatgaagctgCACAAGTTAGAAACCTGCAGAGGGACAAGGGTTTTAAAAAAAGCCCAGGATGCAGTTGGATTGAGATTAGAGGGACTGTCCATGCTTTTATTGGTGGGGATCAATCACATCCACAGTCATCAAGTGTATACCAAAAGTTGGAGGATTTGTTGGTGCAGATCAAGAAATTGGGTTACCAAGCCGACACAAGTTTCGTGTTGCAAGATATAGAACAAGAGGAGAAGGAGCATGCTCTTCTATACCATAGTGAGAAGCTAGCAATAGCATTTGCAGTTCTCAATCTGAGGTCTAATGAACCCATTTTTGTTACTAAAAATTTGCGTGTTTGTGGAGATTGCCACACTGCCATAAAGTATATCACCTTGGTCACAAAAAGAGCTATCACTGTACGGGATGCTAATAGGTTTCATCATTTCAAGGATGGATTGTGCAACTGTGGAGACTTTTGGTGA